One segment of Spiroplasma cantharicola DNA contains the following:
- a CDS encoding ABC-2 family transporter permease: protein MKKVIPGIWIIKFSFKLIIKERSFLIFNGLYLLFSLFIAIYSVIQKNISNFLLIFDYYVLLTIFVILFILCLRLTQYFYVVKRDDKTMNIIITQQVSRKKLFFYQFISFILLIFINLFISYLLINVINMLFLLEFNFFLLRITSTYLVYAFISCFFLINFFLLISLFTNIQVSTIVATLILASTFISNLPYTFLIQGEESKKISLIYKGSNTIFSVNEVYDSYDLKNHVLNKNLKYPNLSLAIYESFIENEYETDPNSLTNNFDTEKNIQKRMQFWIDLGIVEEKNKIVEFKNPAKINGANNNTEIAKWKGDEVTFRFELKYKFLTIEELENKIKLESFDKEEKIIIEEFIKFTNSILDNFNNFQDKFYSLFDSFVIFNDAKNINKNYIENVTKPNEEKKLFDTKNLIDIYQSYFSFSNNKLVLESGKIKTLIEEDLFFPTMISARILENYFIRYTNNMVIFENSTVIIDENWNMYSKSRTTYNIFFQLNFISNMIQNYIYYGGRNYDDIWFEPESSSKIFFNKQDNLFMAKPSYKFKLDKENNIDDKTYNNFIAPYFYIVLQFAISVINYYVAKYKFKKLDLTG from the coding sequence ATGAAAAAAGTAATTCCAGGAATATGGATAATAAAATTTAGTTTTAAATTGATTATAAAAGAGAGATCATTTTTAATATTTAATGGACTATATTTATTGTTTTCTCTATTTATTGCAATTTATTCAGTTATTCAAAAAAATATTAGTAATTTTTTATTGATTTTTGATTATTATGTTTTATTAACTATTTTTGTTATATTGTTTATTCTTTGCTTACGATTAACTCAATATTTTTATGTAGTTAAACGTGATGATAAAACAATGAATATAATTATTACTCAGCAAGTTTCAAGGAAAAAGTTATTTTTTTATCAGTTTATTTCTTTCATATTATTAATTTTTATAAATTTATTTATAAGTTATTTATTAATAAATGTAATAAATATGCTATTTTTACTAGAGTTTAATTTTTTCTTATTAAGAATTACTTCAACTTATTTAGTATATGCTTTTATAAGTTGTTTCTTTTTAATTAATTTCTTTTTATTGATTTCTTTATTTACTAATATTCAAGTTTCTACAATTGTAGCTACTTTAATACTAGCAAGTACTTTTATTAGTAATCTTCCATATACATTTTTAATTCAAGGAGAAGAGAGTAAAAAAATTTCTTTAATATATAAAGGAAGTAATACAATTTTCTCTGTAAATGAAGTTTATGATAGCTATGATTTAAAAAACCATGTTTTGAATAAAAATTTAAAATATCCAAATTTAAGTTTAGCTATTTATGAAAGTTTTATTGAAAATGAATATGAGACAGATCCAAACTCATTGACTAATAATTTTGATACAGAAAAAAATATTCAAAAGAGAATGCAGTTTTGAATAGACTTGGGAATTGTCGAAGAAAAAAATAAAATTGTGGAGTTTAAAAACCCTGCTAAAATAAATGGTGCTAACAACAATACAGAGATTGCAAAGTGAAAAGGCGATGAAGTTACTTTTAGATTTGAATTAAAATATAAGTTTTTAACAATTGAGGAATTAGAAAATAAGATAAAATTAGAATCATTTGATAAAGAAGAAAAAATTATTATTGAAGAGTTTATTAAGTTTACAAACTCAATATTAGATAACTTTAATAATTTTCAAGATAAATTTTACAGTTTGTTTGATTCTTTTGTTATATTTAATGATGCAAAAAATATTAATAAAAATTATATTGAAAATGTAACAAAGCCTAATGAAGAAAAGAAATTATTTGATACTAAAAACTTAATTGACATATATCAAAGTTACTTTTCTTTCTCAAATAACAAATTAGTTTTAGAAAGTGGAAAAATTAAAACTCTAATTGAAGAAGATTTATTTTTCCCTACAATGATAAGTGCTCGAATTTTAGAAAACTATTTTATTCGTTATACAAATAACATGGTTATTTTTGAAAATAGTACTGTAATAATAGATGAAAATTGAAATATGTATTCTAAGTCAAGAACAACTTATAATATATTTTTTCAACTAAATTTTATTTCAAATATGATTCAAAATTATATTTATTATGGTGGTAGAAATTACGATGATATCTGATTTGAACCAGAAAGTTCAAGTAAAATATTTTTTAATAAACAAGATAATTTGTTTATGGCTAAACCATCATATAAATTTAAGCTTGATAAAGAAAATAATATTGATGATAAAACATATAATAATTTTATAGCTCCATACTTTTATATTGTATTGCAATTTGCAATATCAGTAATAAATTATTATGTAGCAAAATATAAATTCAAAAAATTAGATTTGACAGGTTAA